One Pontibacillus yanchengensis DNA window includes the following coding sequences:
- a CDS encoding TRAP transporter permease has product MSNEDQSLSQDQQKEVLSKYDKESGSRELSGILAKIVFFGLLAFSLYQVWFTVFERLPAQIHRPIHLGFGLGLVFLLYPATKKKQARGKLSWYDYILSILGIGVGAYWPIQYNELIQSAGQISQVDLYVGILAVLLILEATRRAVGLPITIIAALFLAYAYWGRQMPGFLIHRGVDIDNLVQSMYFTTEGILGTPLAVSSTFIFLFLLFGAFLVKTGVGQYFNDLAVTLAGRRTGGPAKVAIFSSALQGTISGSSVANVVTSGSFTIPMMKRLGYRKEFAGGVEAAASTGGQLMPPIMGAAAFLMIEFIGIDYWSIAKAALIPAILYFTGIWIMTHFEAKRLGLRGMEEEELPDRKEVFKRLYLLAPIFAIVFFLASGLSVILSAFYGIITTILVGLLRPEKFRKLYIVAFVAGAIGYPIIKTIIAGGMPGDLIQNSLVWGGMITVLVSYLFDRNFIDSVEALVDGARTALGVVVATAAAGIIVGVVTKTGLGLKLANSLVELANQQLLLTLFFTMIAAIILGMGSPTTANYVITSTIAAPAIILLGVDDLPAHLFVFYFGIVADITPPVALAAFAAAGVSGGEPIRTGVNAAKLAIAAFIIPYMFVLSPELLMIDTNAVELIWALFTAVSGMIAIGAGMIGYWYRKTYWIERVLAVASGLALIYPHAVSDIAGLVGFSALIAAQFFYKKDMIGEPVVKAKPNS; this is encoded by the coding sequence TTGAGTAACGAAGATCAATCATTATCTCAAGATCAACAAAAGGAAGTGTTGAGTAAGTACGATAAAGAATCAGGCTCACGAGAGCTTTCAGGTATATTAGCGAAAATCGTCTTTTTTGGATTGCTGGCTTTCTCTCTTTACCAAGTGTGGTTCACCGTATTTGAGCGTTTACCAGCACAAATACACCGTCCCATTCACCTAGGTTTTGGTCTAGGACTTGTTTTCCTTCTTTACCCTGCGACAAAAAAGAAACAAGCTAGAGGAAAACTAAGTTGGTATGATTATATTTTATCCATATTAGGAATTGGTGTAGGAGCATACTGGCCAATTCAGTATAATGAACTTATTCAAAGTGCAGGTCAGATTTCACAAGTAGATTTGTACGTTGGGATTTTGGCCGTGCTTCTTATCCTAGAAGCAACAAGGCGGGCGGTAGGCTTACCAATAACGATTATAGCAGCACTATTTCTTGCTTACGCCTACTGGGGGCGCCAAATGCCTGGCTTCCTCATTCATCGAGGAGTGGACATAGATAACTTAGTCCAGTCCATGTATTTCACAACAGAAGGAATATTAGGCACACCCCTAGCGGTATCATCCACCTTTATTTTCTTGTTCTTATTATTTGGAGCATTCTTAGTAAAAACAGGAGTCGGACAATATTTCAACGACCTAGCTGTAACGCTTGCTGGTAGACGTACTGGCGGCCCAGCAAAAGTGGCAATCTTCTCTAGTGCCCTTCAGGGTACAATCAGCGGTAGTTCGGTTGCAAACGTTGTTACATCTGGTTCTTTTACCATTCCGATGATGAAACGCCTTGGTTATCGTAAAGAATTCGCTGGCGGCGTCGAGGCTGCAGCATCTACCGGAGGACAGCTTATGCCTCCAATTATGGGTGCAGCTGCCTTTCTTATGATTGAATTTATTGGGATTGACTACTGGAGTATTGCGAAAGCAGCACTTATTCCAGCGATCCTATACTTTACAGGAATATGGATCATGACTCACTTCGAAGCAAAACGATTAGGTCTTCGGGGAATGGAAGAAGAAGAACTACCTGACCGTAAAGAAGTATTTAAGAGGTTGTATCTACTAGCGCCTATCTTTGCGATTGTGTTTTTCTTAGCTTCTGGACTAAGTGTTATTCTATCAGCCTTCTATGGTATTATAACGACGATTCTTGTTGGGTTGCTACGACCAGAGAAATTCCGTAAGCTCTATATCGTTGCCTTTGTAGCAGGTGCGATAGGATATCCGATTATTAAAACGATCATCGCAGGTGGCATGCCTGGTGATTTGATACAAAACAGTCTCGTATGGGGCGGTATGATAACCGTACTTGTAAGTTATTTATTTGACCGCAACTTTATTGATTCTGTGGAAGCGCTCGTTGATGGTGCCCGCACAGCTCTGGGTGTTGTTGTTGCAACAGCCGCAGCGGGTATTATTGTTGGTGTTGTAACGAAGACAGGTCTAGGTCTTAAATTGGCAAACAGTCTTGTTGAATTGGCAAATCAACAGTTGTTACTGACGCTATTCTTCACGATGATTGCTGCAATCATTTTAGGGATGGGGTCCCCTACAACAGCTAACTACGTTATTACATCAACGATTGCAGCACCAGCGATTATCTTACTCGGTGTCGATGATTTGCCAGCGCATCTTTTCGTATTCTACTTCGGAATTGTTGCTGACATCACTCCACCTGTTGCCCTTGCAGCCTTTGCTGCCGCTGGTGTATCAGGAGGCGAACCGATACGGACTGGGGTTAACGCCGCCAAATTGGCCATCGCCGCATTCATCATTCCGTATATGTTCGTCCTGAGCCCAGAATTGTTGATGATTGATACAAACGCAGTTGAGCTCATTTGGGCTCTATTCACAGCCGTATCAGGTATGATTGCGATTGGAGCCGGCATGATCGGCTACTGGTACCGCAAAACCTATTGGATAGAACGCGTCCTTGCTGTAGCTTCAGGGCTCGCATTGATTTATCCACATGCCGTTTCCGATATTGCAGGACTAGTCGGATTTTCTGCACTTATCGCGGCCCAGTTCTTTTATAAAAAAGATATGATTGGCGAGCCTGTTGTTAAAGCAAAACCGAATTCATAA
- a CDS encoding metal-sensitive transcriptional regulator, whose translation MHYDAQVKNRIKRIEGQVRGLLKMMEEEKDCKEVVTQMSAVKSALDRTSALVVSSNLEKCIREQDENNEGSSELINEAVQLLVKSK comes from the coding sequence ATGCATTACGATGCGCAAGTGAAAAATAGAATCAAACGTATTGAAGGACAAGTGAGAGGCTTGCTTAAAATGATGGAAGAAGAGAAAGATTGCAAAGAAGTTGTCACGCAAATGTCTGCTGTCAAAAGTGCACTCGACCGCACGTCCGCATTAGTAGTTAGTTCAAACCTAGAAAAATGCATCCGCGAGCAGGATGAAAATAACGAAGGTTCTAGTGAATTGATCAATGAAGCGGTTCAACTACTAGTGAAAAGCAAATAA
- a CDS encoding rhodanese-like domain-containing protein, with amino-acid sequence MYIVFGITALVLFFVMRRYVPVAGVDKINVRDVEATYEEVIMVDTRAYQTSAIEANQEAFCIPLPYLNRHYTDIPDKDVVLISTDSIEKNLATRLLRKKGYNVVGYTIPEEGGCCYALRCASEK; translated from the coding sequence ATGTATATAGTATTTGGTATAACTGCCTTGGTGCTGTTCTTTGTTATGAGACGATACGTTCCTGTAGCAGGTGTGGATAAAATAAATGTACGCGATGTAGAAGCGACGTACGAAGAGGTTATAATGGTCGATACTCGAGCTTATCAAACATCAGCTATTGAAGCAAATCAGGAAGCTTTTTGTATTCCATTGCCTTATTTAAATCGACACTACACTGATATCCCTGATAAGGATGTTGTGCTAATATCAACTGATTCAATAGAAAAAAATCTCGCTACACGCCTATTGAGAAAGAAAGGGTATAACGTAGTGGGATACACCATTCCAGAAGAAGGAGGATGCTGTTATGCATTACGATGCGCAAGTGAAAAATAG
- a CDS encoding phospholipase D-like domain-containing protein — MKMHKWIVTVMIVSLFATNVPQASTSHAEAVRDVVISEVAWMGTTTSYNDEWIELHNTTSSSVSVEGWTLIATDGSPSISLSGSIPADGYYLLERTDDSTVSEVAADHIYTGSLSNSGEHLELKDGSSNVIDEVDSWYAGDNDTKSTMARQDVTVSGTSSSNWFTSTSSYNEGNGTPKSSSESATGCSTNEEQLNNVSNTAGSINVYFNKCVHEQAATSGNKANYNVNLEDRLINRINNATSTVDLATYEINLPNIVDALVAKAAQGVDVRILADAKDGSDPHYTERYQKMRLYIEQMVRGQDGTIGTSDDIEVFSDSIMFAVEDSALREQYNLPSSVTGMNQVTAGVGNDTQSGYLLADAEQKDDGSYYSPGNQMHNKFAVVDGKWVFTGSWNFTVTGLYGSEENMQNDVLGGNTQNVVELHSTDLADVYKTEFDEMWGAAGMSPDPDASNFHGRKIDNTRHHVTVGGKTVDVYFSAGDDAVGAMTSYVKNEADYSSYFSIFAWSDQALVNELKNKWEGSYNDLEGSLTGFDVKGVYDESFWNQWWSASIEMTGRTASQESTNNPNIRWNNVAPVYEDNEDRKLHSKTMLIDAENPNSDPTTIVGSTNWSTNGNEINDENILFIHDADIANQFLQDFYARYDSAGGAVPAQ, encoded by the coding sequence ATGAAAATGCATAAGTGGATTGTAACCGTGATGATTGTAAGTTTATTCGCAACAAACGTACCTCAAGCATCAACCTCTCATGCCGAGGCTGTAAGAGATGTGGTCATTAGTGAAGTGGCCTGGATGGGCACAACGACTAGTTATAATGACGAATGGATTGAATTACATAACACAACAAGCTCTAGCGTCTCAGTAGAAGGTTGGACGTTAATCGCTACAGATGGCTCTCCTTCTATCTCGCTATCCGGTAGCATCCCTGCAGATGGGTATTACTTACTTGAACGTACAGATGACAGTACTGTTTCAGAAGTAGCTGCTGATCATATCTACACAGGCTCTCTCAGTAATTCAGGGGAACACCTGGAACTGAAAGATGGAAGTAGCAATGTCATCGATGAAGTTGACAGTTGGTATGCGGGAGATAACGATACGAAGTCTACAATGGCTCGTCAGGACGTAACCGTTAGTGGGACAAGCTCCTCCAACTGGTTTACTTCTACATCTTCCTATAATGAAGGGAATGGTACACCAAAATCATCATCCGAATCTGCAACAGGTTGTTCAACAAATGAAGAACAACTAAACAATGTTTCTAATACAGCAGGGTCCATTAATGTGTACTTTAATAAATGCGTACACGAACAGGCCGCGACATCCGGCAATAAAGCCAACTACAATGTGAACTTGGAAGACCGATTAATCAACCGAATTAACAATGCGACATCTACGGTTGATCTCGCAACCTATGAGATCAATTTGCCAAACATTGTTGATGCTCTAGTGGCCAAGGCAGCTCAAGGAGTAGATGTACGGATTCTAGCAGATGCAAAGGATGGAAGTGACCCTCATTATACAGAACGTTACCAAAAGATGCGCCTCTATATCGAGCAAATGGTTAGAGGGCAGGATGGAACCATCGGTACTTCAGACGATATTGAAGTATTCTCAGACTCGATCATGTTTGCCGTAGAAGACAGCGCACTCCGAGAACAATATAATCTACCATCTTCGGTAACGGGAATGAATCAGGTTACAGCAGGTGTCGGAAACGATACTCAATCAGGATATCTATTAGCTGATGCTGAACAAAAAGATGATGGAAGCTATTATTCCCCAGGTAATCAAATGCATAATAAATTCGCGGTTGTCGATGGAAAATGGGTGTTCACAGGCAGCTGGAACTTCACGGTAACAGGCCTATATGGCTCAGAAGAAAATATGCAGAATGACGTTCTTGGTGGGAATACGCAAAACGTAGTCGAACTGCACTCTACAGATCTAGCAGATGTGTATAAAACAGAGTTTGATGAAATGTGGGGAGCAGCAGGCATGTCTCCAGACCCAGACGCATCCAATTTCCACGGACGTAAAATAGACAATACACGTCATCACGTAACAGTTGGTGGAAAAACGGTAGATGTGTATTTCTCTGCCGGTGACGATGCTGTTGGTGCAATGACTTCTTATGTTAAAAATGAAGCAGATTATAGCTCGTACTTTAGCATTTTTGCTTGGTCCGACCAGGCACTTGTAAATGAACTGAAGAACAAATGGGAAGGCTCCTATAATGATTTAGAAGGTTCATTAACTGGTTTTGATGTGAAAGGCGTTTACGATGAAAGCTTTTGGAATCAGTGGTGGTCAGCTTCTATTGAGATGACAGGGAGAACCGCATCTCAAGAATCAACGAACAATCCAAATATACGCTGGAACAATGTAGCTCCGGTTTATGAAGACAATGAAGATCGAAAACTACACAGCAAAACGATGCTAATCGATGCCGAGAATCCAAACAGTGACCCAACAACTATCGTCGGCTCAACGAACTGGAGCACAAACGGTAATGAAATCAATGATGAAAACATTCTATTTATCCACGATGCAGATATCGCTAACCAATTCTTGCAAGACTTCTACGCACGGTACGACTCAGCAGGTGGAGCCGTACCAGCTCAATAA
- a CDS encoding rhodanese-like domain-containing protein, translated as MCVESIIQYVILIGIIWFVISRFMPVKGIANTTPAEVKNRTKEKNVQFIDVRTPREYKTNHQKPFKNIPLGDIATRSSELDKDKEVIVLCQSGMRSMKAAKALKKQGFKHITNVKGGLGAWV; from the coding sequence ATGTGTGTGGAAAGCATTATACAGTATGTAATCTTAATCGGAATCATATGGTTTGTCATTAGTCGGTTCATGCCTGTTAAAGGAATCGCTAACACAACACCAGCAGAAGTAAAGAATCGTACGAAAGAAAAAAACGTGCAATTCATAGATGTACGAACACCAAGAGAATACAAGACCAATCACCAGAAGCCTTTCAAGAACATTCCCTTAGGGGATATTGCAACTCGTTCTAGCGAGCTAGATAAAGATAAAGAGGTTATCGTTCTTTGTCAAAGTGGAATGAGAAGCATGAAGGCAGCTAAGGCATTGAAGAAACAAGGTTTTAAGCATATTACCAATGTTAAAGGTGGCCTTGGGGCTTGGGTGTAG
- a CDS encoding universal stress protein, with protein MYKTILLASDGSDHSVRAAEHAIHIATCNENASLTILYVENHRDAKTNTLHNWNSPENFYVLDDKFAEIEEKAKKANIHYHVTTIYGEAGPAIVKYANNGDFDMVIVGSRGLNGFQEMVLGSVSHKVAKRVHCPVLIIK; from the coding sequence GTGTATAAAACTATTTTATTAGCTTCAGACGGATCCGATCATTCAGTACGAGCAGCTGAACATGCTATCCATATTGCTACGTGTAATGAAAATGCTTCCCTCACTATTCTATACGTTGAGAATCACCGGGATGCCAAAACGAATACACTTCATAACTGGAATAGCCCTGAAAATTTTTATGTATTGGATGATAAATTTGCTGAAATAGAAGAGAAAGCAAAAAAGGCTAATATACATTATCATGTGACTACTATTTATGGAGAAGCAGGACCAGCTATTGTAAAGTATGCTAATAACGGTGACTTTGATATGGTCATCGTTGGGAGTCGTGGTCTTAACGGATTTCAAGAAATGGTGTTAGGAAGTGTGAGCCACAAAGTTGCAAAACGGGTACATTGCCCAGTTTTGATTATTAAATGA
- a CDS encoding acyltransferase family protein, whose translation MNRKPITEIYFIRFVACISVVLIHSMTLTQSNYQLPKLTVDSFYMIKLAMMYATPLFVMLSEFLLSYSYPDRLPKSFWKKRLLYIFVPYLSIALLYALYPWYLYGWELQKVLNTFFDKAVLGLWHGYFVLIIFQFYALHYVMKKYFDRFPAKWVILASFIINALYLSFFNFMSGNDFPPIATFWSYYKLPFVGWIFYFTVGYYAGKHIDTFVEMITKYKKWVYTGVVVTIALPLTMEYTDSIRLVSSKRPDILLYTVFVFFALYLMAKRIKVMPRIVMIVSSYSYSIYLLHLLVMYNATRYLKDIPIYINMGLYVVILFLAGTVGSILISYLISYLPFGQFIVGKINRPKAKPAPVPENQPHPVHT comes from the coding sequence TTGAACCGAAAACCAATAACTGAAATCTACTTCATTCGTTTTGTTGCGTGTATATCTGTTGTACTCATTCATTCTATGACACTAACTCAATCAAACTACCAACTTCCTAAACTCACTGTTGATAGCTTTTATATGATCAAACTGGCGATGATGTATGCTACACCATTGTTTGTTATGCTATCAGAATTCTTGCTATCTTATTCCTACCCAGATCGACTACCAAAATCATTTTGGAAGAAGCGTCTACTTTATATCTTTGTTCCTTACCTATCTATCGCTTTACTTTATGCATTGTATCCATGGTACTTATATGGATGGGAGCTTCAAAAGGTACTGAACACCTTCTTTGATAAAGCTGTGTTAGGGTTATGGCATGGCTATTTTGTTCTAATTATTTTTCAATTTTATGCGCTACACTATGTAATGAAAAAGTATTTTGACCGCTTTCCAGCTAAATGGGTCATCCTTGCATCCTTTATCATAAATGCACTTTATTTATCATTTTTTAATTTCATGAGTGGCAATGACTTCCCTCCTATAGCAACATTTTGGAGCTACTACAAGCTCCCATTTGTAGGCTGGATTTTCTATTTCACAGTTGGATATTATGCTGGAAAACATATCGACACGTTCGTTGAAATGATTACGAAGTATAAGAAATGGGTCTACACAGGAGTAGTTGTAACAATAGCTCTGCCACTAACGATGGAATATACTGATTCCATTCGGTTAGTCTCATCCAAAAGGCCAGATATTTTGCTTTATACAGTGTTTGTATTTTTTGCGCTATATCTAATGGCCAAAAGGATCAAAGTAATGCCTAGAATCGTTATGATTGTGAGCAGCTATTCGTATAGTATTTACTTGCTTCATCTATTGGTCATGTATAATGCGACACGCTACTTAAAAGATATACCAATATACATTAATATGGGCTTGTATGTAGTTATCTTATTCCTAGCAGGGACAGTAGGTTCCATTTTGATAAGTTACCTGATTTCGTATTTACCATTCGGTCAGTTTATTGTAGGGAAGATAAATAGGCCAAAAGCAAAACCAGCTCCTGTACCAGAGAACCAACCTCATCCAGTACACACGTGA
- a CDS encoding phosphatidylglycerophosphatase A family protein: MAQTSNQVHSREVERAARELLQERGATVQGIAEIVYEMQAQYTDTLTMDDCYESVDRVLEKREIQHAVLVGIELDKLAENNQLSQPLQQIVESDEGLFGVDETIALGAVFGYGSIAVTTYGHLDKQKIGLIKELDTKEVKGVHTFLDDIIASIAANASGRIAHRLRDYEEELEEDEIKIRDEEDRLS, encoded by the coding sequence TTGGCACAAACAAGTAACCAAGTACATAGTCGTGAAGTGGAACGTGCAGCCCGTGAACTACTACAAGAACGAGGAGCAACCGTACAAGGGATTGCTGAAATTGTATATGAAATGCAAGCTCAATATACGGACACATTAACGATGGATGATTGTTATGAAAGCGTCGATCGTGTATTGGAAAAACGCGAAATTCAACATGCCGTATTAGTCGGTATTGAACTGGATAAATTAGCTGAAAACAATCAATTATCACAGCCACTTCAACAAATCGTTGAATCAGATGAAGGACTTTTTGGTGTGGATGAGACCATTGCATTAGGCGCGGTATTCGGGTATGGAAGTATTGCCGTCACGACATATGGTCACCTTGATAAACAAAAAATTGGCTTGATCAAGGAACTAGATACGAAGGAAGTTAAAGGTGTACATACATTTTTGGATGATATCATCGCAAGTATTGCCGCAAATGCTTCTGGGAGAATTGCCCACCGTCTTCGTGACTACGAAGAAGAACTAGAGGAAGACGAAATAAAGATTCGTGATGAGGAAGATCGGTTGAGCTAA
- a CDS encoding amidase family protein, which yields MDAFRQDISELQRMMTNGETTSKNLTMMYLQQIASYDQNGPNINAILEINPDALHTAEALDVERKRDGTRGPLHGIPIIVKDNIDTGDKMHTSAGSVALEHHYAKQDAFLVKQLRDAGVIILGKSNLTEWANFITEGMPNGYSSRGGQVLNPYGPGQFDVGGSSSGSAAAVASQFAAGAIGTETSGSILSPASSNSVVGLKPTVGLISRTGIIPIANSQDTAGPITKTVEDAAVLLGALVGIDDEDSATKMSRGRYVPDYTKYLQTTSLQGARIGVDRGYLESLDEEELTLIEQAIENMQKQGAEIVDITITTENRDSSVMFHEFKNGLNAYLSTCSEQVPVHTLHELIQYNEEHADVALRYGQTLFTAAEEKSGTLTEPEYLLDRLGDIQYSQKEGIDRVMKEHSLEAILFANNLGAGIAAMAGYPSISVPAGFTATDGKPVGLTLTSMAFQETQLLSLAYAYEQTSRVMRKSPSVTE from the coding sequence ATGGATGCATTCAGACAAGATATAAGCGAGTTACAACGAATGATGACAAATGGAGAAACCACATCTAAGAATCTTACAATGATGTACCTCCAGCAAATTGCGAGTTATGATCAAAATGGACCAAATATCAATGCCATTTTAGAGATCAACCCTGATGCGTTACATACCGCAGAAGCCCTTGATGTTGAAAGGAAACGTGACGGGACAAGAGGGCCGCTTCATGGTATTCCCATTATCGTAAAAGATAACATTGATACAGGCGATAAAATGCATACTAGTGCAGGTTCTGTAGCTTTGGAGCACCATTATGCTAAGCAGGATGCTTTTCTTGTAAAACAACTTCGTGATGCTGGGGTTATTATTCTAGGGAAGTCGAATCTGACCGAATGGGCGAACTTCATAACCGAAGGAATGCCGAATGGCTATAGTTCACGCGGGGGACAAGTTCTGAATCCATATGGACCTGGTCAATTTGATGTAGGGGGTTCGAGTTCTGGATCAGCAGCTGCTGTTGCTTCTCAATTTGCTGCTGGAGCTATCGGAACGGAAACAAGCGGCTCCATCCTTAGCCCTGCCAGCAGTAATTCAGTAGTTGGTTTAAAACCTACAGTGGGACTCATTAGTCGAACGGGCATTATTCCCATTGCCAACAGTCAAGATACAGCAGGTCCTATCACAAAAACGGTGGAAGACGCGGCTGTGTTACTAGGTGCGCTTGTTGGGATTGATGATGAGGACTCGGCAACGAAAATGAGTCGGGGGAGATACGTACCTGATTATACCAAATACCTTCAAACCACATCCTTACAAGGTGCACGAATTGGTGTGGACCGAGGTTATCTTGAGTCCTTGGATGAGGAAGAATTAACGTTGATTGAGCAAGCTATCGAAAACATGCAAAAACAAGGCGCAGAAATTGTAGATATTACAATTACCACAGAGAATCGAGATTCCAGCGTTATGTTCCATGAATTCAAAAACGGACTGAATGCGTATTTATCCACCTGTTCCGAGCAAGTGCCCGTGCATACCCTTCATGAATTAATTCAATATAATGAAGAGCACGCTGATGTTGCACTTCGGTACGGTCAAACGTTGTTCACAGCTGCAGAAGAAAAAAGCGGAACGTTAACCGAACCAGAATACCTTCTAGACCGTTTAGGTGATATACAGTATTCTCAGAAAGAAGGAATTGACCGGGTCATGAAAGAGCATAGCCTAGAAGCTATTTTATTTGCTAACAACCTAGGTGCAGGTATTGCAGCTATGGCCGGTTATCCATCTATATCTGTTCCAGCAGGGTTCACGGCAACTGACGGTAAACCAGTTGGACTCACTTTGACAAGTATGGCCTTTCAAGAAACACAGCTCCTATCGCTCGCATATGCATACGAGCAGACTTCTCGTGTGATGCGCAAATCTCCTAGCGTAACGGAATAG
- a CDS encoding DUF1850 domain-containing protein, giving the protein MARSTKKWGTLTAIIFILIAALATYIFYPYHYILTFEKQRTGELLAYLPIEENRNFHIKYTHSVHLSEVVEYYQAIEGNIKPVKLVYEDTAIGMPSDAHGEDTFRMEDGKYIIEKSENATPFEELNLSVGQVRAEHKVIHNNQTYLLKNYVGAGTNVTIDAQTRSRWQLWKGVNMLE; this is encoded by the coding sequence ATGGCACGTTCAACCAAAAAGTGGGGCACTCTCACCGCAATTATATTCATTCTAATAGCGGCCCTAGCCACATATATTTTTTATCCATACCACTATATACTTACCTTCGAAAAGCAAAGAACAGGTGAATTATTGGCCTATCTCCCAATAGAAGAAAATCGGAACTTTCATATCAAATACACTCACTCTGTTCATTTATCTGAAGTAGTGGAGTATTACCAGGCTATCGAGGGAAATATAAAACCGGTAAAACTGGTGTATGAAGATACTGCGATTGGCATGCCTTCCGATGCACATGGGGAAGACACCTTTCGGATGGAGGACGGAAAATATATTATTGAGAAAAGTGAAAACGCAACACCATTTGAAGAATTGAATTTGTCAGTGGGACAGGTTAGGGCAGAGCATAAAGTCATACACAATAATCAAACTTATTTATTAAAAAACTACGTCGGAGCAGGAACAAATGTAACCATCGATGCACAAACACGAAGCAGGTGGCAGCTCTGGAAAGGAGTGAATATGCTTGAGTAA
- a CDS encoding DUF2927 domain-containing protein: protein MRLVYLDISQMICILYNYIRSQHHTPTILDQKMLEMLYHPAIELNMNEKEAREVLEKRVES, encoded by the coding sequence ATGCGTTTGGTTTATTTGGACATTTCCCAAATGATATGTATTTTGTATAATTACATTCGCTCTCAACATCACACACCAACCATATTGGATCAGAAAATGCTAGAAATGCTCTATCATCCTGCCATTGAATTGAATATGAACGAGAAAGAAGCAAGAGAAGTGCTAGAAAAAAGAGTGGAATCATGA
- a CDS encoding TAXI family TRAP transporter solute-binding subunit has protein sequence MKQRRFLGLLFVIALSLVLAACGGGTADGGNEGNGGESGEGDSGGKQFVSMLTGGNQGTYYPLGGTFAKVINDNLENVEANATSSGASVENMKKIADGDGQVAFVQTDIAAYAAEGKLMFEGNKIENVQAMGSLYPETIQIVTTKESGIESVEDLKGKTVSIGAPGSGTRANAENILDIHGLSTDDIDAQNLDFGESTSGIQDGSIDAAFITSGTPTGAVEGLAATTDVTIVPIKEGKINELKEKFPYYAKDTVKEGTYGLKSDVTTVAVQAMLVTRKDLGEDVVYNMTKAIFENTDAISHTKGEFISAESALEGVGIDLHPGAKKYFDEKGISK, from the coding sequence ATGAAACAAAGAAGATTTTTAGGATTATTATTTGTGATAGCGCTTTCACTAGTGCTTGCTGCATGTGGCGGCGGTACAGCTGATGGCGGAAATGAAGGAAACGGTGGAGAAAGTGGTGAAGGTGACAGTGGCGGCAAACAATTTGTCAGCATGCTAACTGGAGGAAACCAGGGTACATATTACCCACTTGGTGGCACCTTTGCAAAAGTAATTAACGATAATCTTGAGAACGTAGAAGCGAATGCAACATCTTCAGGTGCTTCTGTCGAAAACATGAAGAAAATTGCTGACGGCGATGGACAGGTAGCTTTTGTACAGACAGATATCGCTGCGTATGCAGCTGAAGGAAAGCTTATGTTTGAAGGTAATAAAATTGAAAACGTTCAGGCGATGGGCTCTCTTTACCCTGAAACCATTCAAATCGTTACAACCAAAGAATCAGGTATTGAATCTGTTGAGGATCTTAAAGGAAAAACTGTATCTATCGGTGCACCTGGTTCAGGTACACGCGCAAATGCGGAAAATATCCTTGATATTCATGGTTTAAGCACAGATGACATTGATGCTCAAAACCTTGACTTCGGTGAATCTACTTCAGGTATTCAAGATGGTTCCATTGATGCGGCATTCATTACGTCTGGTACACCAACTGGTGCAGTAGAAGGTCTTGCAGCTACAACAGACGTGACTATTGTTCCGATTAAAGAAGGTAAAATTAATGAATTGAAAGAGAAATTCCCTTACTATGCGAAGGATACGGTGAAAGAAGGTACGTATGGTCTAAAAAGCGACGTAACCACGGTAGCTGTTCAAGCTATGCTTGTAACGCGTAAGGACCTGGGCGAAGATGTTGTCTATAACATGACAAAAGCAATCTTCGAAAACACAGATGCAATTTCTCACACAAAAGGGGAATTCATCTCAGCTGAAAGTGCACTAGAAGGTGTAGGAATTGACCTTCATCCTGGTGCGAAGAAATACTTTGATGAAAAAGGAATCAGTAAGTAA
- a CDS encoding zinc ribbon-containing protein: MPNTGEKPGQGTYKCRRCGEKVTLDDTDDILPPCPNCEATDYDQA; the protein is encoded by the coding sequence ATGCCGAATACAGGTGAAAAACCAGGACAAGGAACGTACAAATGCCGCCGTTGTGGAGAAAAAGTAACCCTTGATGACACAGATGACATTCTACCTCCGTGCCCGAATTGCGAAGCTACGGACTACGATCAAGCTTAA